From the Solanum pennellii chromosome 4, SPENNV200 genome, one window contains:
- the LOC107017421 gene encoding probable ubiquitin-conjugating enzyme E2 24, which translates to MEDKDNADLDSHSGLEFDNNSDSDDVFDYFRMTKEDFDDASGRRFRHGDVVSSMSNPDKLGQVVQINRFFGMFDSDDLYSFQDIPSNQLKRITKFAKGDLVVLTHWLGRVVYVSCDTTVKFENDDSLRTFRGGTGLYPRFPSWNISCDRPCPLHPGQQVMVAGKPCTVIDLVDRFVYVEWIANSECSGSPPPPDKQDPNSLTQVFSYLSTWKIGDVCKHVSYPEIVVLITDIRTFVDVSWQDGSTERNIPSTLLKPISDIGVHDFLVDQYVVLDNSEHLGVVKSVNHREKTTTVKWINRLNEDIISSSRLNRHHLFNYHLGNLVFRRITKEAENSDLSSFGSIIGFKDGNIEVAWDDGTTSMVQPQELHGLDRNDYGYKSDEYSSSSDEEVGDSLVVEIPDSNVDLLDFVDLQSVKCLNESHIHCISNALEKDYRDFKGLNLESTADEQLLIYIPFKQPINLHSLIIGGPLEEGPKTVNLFANKTHFDVSDAIETTPRDTAILSEDNLRGKAVKLKQVKFQSVHSVTIFIEDNQYGSKLTRVERIYLFGTS; encoded by the exons TCTAATCCTGACAAACTTGGCCAAGTAGTTCAAATTAATCGGTTCTTTGGAATGTTTGATTCGGATGATCTCTACTCTTTTCAAGACATTCCATCTAACCAACTAAAGCGTATAACAAAATTTGCGAAAGGAGATTTGGTAGTCCTTACCCATTGGTTGGGTAGGGTAGTTTACGTTTCATGTGATACTACTGTTAAGTTCGAGAATGATGACTCTTTACGCACTTTTAGAGGAGGGACAGGTCTTTATCCACGTTTTCCTTCATGGAATATCTCATGTGACAGGCCTTGTCCACTACATCCTGGACAACAGGTGATGGTTGCGGGTAAACCATGTACAGTAATCGATCTGGTTGATAGATTTGTATATGTTGAATGGATCGCTAATTCTGAATGCAGTGGCTCCCCTCCCCCTCCCGATAAACAAGATCCTAACAGCTTGACACAAGTGTTTTCATATCTCTCGACTTGGAAAATAGGAGATGTATGCAAGCATGTGTCGTATCCTGAAATTGTTGTTCTAATCACTGACATTAGAACGTTTGTTGATGTGTCTTGGCAAGATGGGTCAACAGAAAGAAACATTCCATCAACTCTACTGAAGCCCATTTCTGATATAGGAGTTCATGACTTTTTAGTGGATCAATATGTTGTTTTGGATAATTCTGAACACTTGGGAGTCGTCAAATCTGTTAATCACAGGGAGAAAACCACAACGGTGAAGTGGATAAATCGCCTGAATGAGGATATCATTAGTTCTAGCCGCCTGAATCGGCACCATCTTTTTAACTATCACCTGGGTAATTTGGTTTTCCGCCGAATAacaaaagaagctgaaaattcTGATTTGTCCTCCTTTGGGAGTATAATTGGCTTCAAAGATGGCAACATTGAGGTTGCATGGGATGATGGTACTACATCTATG GTTCAACCTCAAGAACTTCATGGTCTTGATCGAAATGATTATGGGTATAAATCTGATGAATACTCATCCAGCAGCGATGAAGAAGTTGGGGACTCATTGGTTGTAGAAATTCCTGATTCCAAT GTCGATTTGTTGGACTTTGTGGACCTGCAGAGTGTTAAATGCCTTAATGAAAGCCACATCCACTGTATTAGCAATGCCCTAGAAAAG GATTACAGAGATTTCAAGGGTTTGAACTTGGAGAGCACTGCAGATGAGCAGCTATTGATTTACATTCCTTTTAAGCAGCCTATCAATTTGCATTCACTGATTATTGGAGGACCTCTGGAGGAAG GTCCTAAAACTGTGAATCTGTTTGCTAACAAGACACACTTTGATGTCAG TGATGCTATTGAAACCACTCCAAGGGACACAGCAATTTTATCTGAAGATAATCTCAGG GGAAAAGCAGTTAAGTTGAAACAAGTTAAGTTTCAAAGCGTTCACAG TGTGACTATTTTTATCGAGGACAATCAGTATGGTTCCAAACTTacaagagttgaaagaatttaTTTGTTTGGAACATCGTAA